A region of Hydrogenimonas cancrithermarum DNA encodes the following proteins:
- a CDS encoding tyrosine-type recombinase/integrase: MAIDTKEFVNTIEPGLKADASYKRFLYRFKVNGKSKRGIIDYTNKEWDKRTRTSRAKTEFITQKEKASNASVNFNENSRLNDVADIYFNQACEASKWTEERRYVYNLYCKDGIGKKRLKDIRQVDFDALRRSMETKGLSKQSANGCSPRTIRKVLLQILKPIMQYAHDNKVIDDIPNIKAPKQNRQKKIVEDATTKLSMLYQTIMNTYDSDPFYRALFLFALYGRRWNEIRTLRWEDVNFLNRTYTIRAKNNKIKRNQTYELPTPIAEALSQFDGNRDGIIFKSPVTGKELYPPKKQLAKIKQLAEIPELTMHYFRHILVSAMGEAGTATTILSASLGHTNLDTVNNFYLSANHTKASHVANEMIGKITGRDEDGK, encoded by the coding sequence ATGGCCATAGATACCAAAGAGTTCGTCAATACGATCGAACCAGGGTTAAAGGCCGATGCATCGTATAAACGATTTTTATACCGTTTCAAGGTTAACGGAAAATCAAAACGTGGGATCATCGACTATACCAACAAAGAGTGGGATAAACGAACCAGAACATCAAGGGCAAAGACAGAGTTCATAACCCAGAAAGAAAAAGCTTCCAATGCCAGTGTCAATTTTAACGAGAACAGCAGGCTGAACGATGTGGCAGATATCTACTTCAATCAAGCCTGCGAAGCTTCCAAGTGGACCGAAGAGCGTCGATACGTCTATAACCTCTACTGCAAGGATGGTATTGGCAAAAAACGTCTGAAAGATATCCGCCAGGTCGATTTCGATGCCCTGCGCCGCAGTATGGAAACCAAAGGCCTCTCAAAACAATCGGCCAATGGGTGCAGCCCGAGAACAATCAGGAAAGTATTGCTTCAAATTCTCAAACCCATCATGCAATACGCCCACGATAACAAAGTTATCGACGACATTCCAAACATCAAAGCACCCAAACAAAATCGACAGAAAAAGATAGTGGAAGACGCCACAACCAAGCTCTCCATGCTTTATCAGACCATTATGAACACATACGACAGCGATCCCTTTTATAGGGCTTTGTTTCTGTTTGCATTGTACGGCAGGCGATGGAATGAAATACGAACGCTCCGATGGGAAGATGTCAATTTTCTAAACCGAACTTATACTATTCGGGCTAAAAATAATAAGATCAAGCGGAACCAGACGTATGAGCTGCCAACTCCGATCGCTGAAGCCCTTTCACAGTTTGACGGTAACAGAGACGGAATTATCTTCAAGTCCCCAGTCACAGGCAAGGAGCTCTATCCACCTAAAAAACAGTTGGCGAAGATCAAACAGCTGGCAGAAATTCCAGAACTTACGATGCACTATTTCAGGCATATTCTTGTCTCAGCTATGGGAGAGGCTGGAACGGCGACAACGATCCTCAGCGCATCCCTTGGGCATACAAACCTTGATACGGTCAATAACTTCTATCTGTCGGCCAATCATACGAAAGCGTCTCATGTGGCCAATGAGATGATTGGAAAAATTACCGGGAGAGACGAAGATGGCAAGTAA
- a CDS encoding phosphoenolpyruvate carboxykinase (ATP) codes for MSGYLDNESLILYHKKSGRVYGFESESAALLLQIDELLKENSVDEIYSKIPTVPKAILTSFSKFLLCNEELGKEVYEPPLNIGIYKDDEKKREKFSTVPLTFFIEFPKESLKRKIYPLVEHLSRHSRTDKAINIDFIKMSEGNYWQILFNGERIAAPVREESLPLLLQENMIIAYYQSKPYLMAMHAGAVKYGRHSLVFPALSGSGKTTLTAALVSEGFDLYSDEIALLGYDGKLKPIPFCMNIKEGSWSVLNERFPKLEKQQAFLRFDGQKVKFLPPENLAKENDTVSMVIFPKYEKNSECKLERLSSCETLKRIKDAGYQLEKPLSEENFESILSHLLSRPAYSLSYGSLEEAVGRIKDLCSG; via the coding sequence TTGAGTGGATATTTGGATAACGAGTCGCTGATACTCTACCATAAAAAAAGTGGCCGTGTATACGGATTTGAATCCGAATCGGCCGCTTTGCTCCTGCAAATAGACGAGCTTCTCAAAGAGAATTCCGTCGATGAGATCTATTCAAAAATTCCGACGGTTCCGAAAGCCATTTTGACCTCTTTTTCGAAATTTCTTCTTTGCAACGAAGAGTTGGGAAAAGAAGTTTATGAACCCCCACTAAACATAGGCATCTATAAAGATGATGAAAAAAAGAGAGAAAAATTTTCCACCGTTCCTTTGACATTCTTCATCGAGTTCCCAAAAGAATCCTTGAAGCGAAAAATCTATCCATTGGTCGAGCATTTGTCTCGCCACTCCCGAACCGACAAAGCTATCAATATCGATTTCATCAAGATGAGCGAAGGGAATTATTGGCAGATTCTGTTCAATGGCGAGCGAATCGCCGCGCCGGTCCGTGAAGAGTCTTTGCCATTGCTTTTGCAAGAAAACATGATTATCGCATACTACCAGTCGAAACCTTATCTCATGGCGATGCATGCAGGTGCCGTCAAATATGGGCGTCACTCGCTCGTCTTTCCTGCTCTCAGTGGATCGGGAAAGACAACCTTGACGGCCGCACTCGTCAGTGAAGGGTTCGATCTCTATTCCGATGAAATAGCCCTGCTGGGATATGATGGAAAGTTGAAACCCATCCCTTTTTGTATGAATATCAAAGAGGGGAGTTGGAGCGTATTGAATGAACGGTTTCCGAAATTGGAAAAACAGCAGGCATTTCTGCGCTTCGATGGGCAGAAGGTGAAGTTTCTGCCGCCGGAGAATCTGGCGAAGGAAAACGATACCGTGTCGATGGTCATTTTTCCCAAATACGAAAAAAATTCGGAATGTAAACTCGAACGTCTGAGTTCTTGTGAGACGCTGAAACGTATTAAAGATGCCGGGTATCAACTGGAAAAACCGTTGAGCGAAGAAAATTTCGAGTCGATATTGTCCCATCTGCTTTCCCGCCCCGCATACAGCCTGAGCTATGGTTCTTTAGAAGAGGCTGTGGGAAGAATAAAGGATCTGTGCAGTGGATAA
- a CDS encoding SOS response-associated peptidase family protein, whose protein sequence is MPGSKTKQPWYFRAREKSYLLLAGIWDEWHEDDEIIKSCTIRDYKTHPRSNAAYYKARRRLTVVSRDSERFFCFETANETYRR, encoded by the coding sequence ATCCCCGGCTCCAAAACGAAACAGCCCTGGTACTTCAGAGCCAGGGAGAAATCCTATCTATTGCTTGCCGGTATTTGGGACGAGTGGCATGAAGACGATGAGATCATTAAAAGCTGTACGATACGAGATTATAAAACCCATCCACGATCGAATGCCGCTTATTATAAAGCCAGAAGACGTTTGACTGTGGTTAGTCGAGACAGTGAGAGATTCTTTTGTTTTGAGACCGCTAATGAAACCTATCGAAGATGA
- a CDS encoding M20 metallopeptidase family protein, whose translation MKLEEAIRKEIDGIFDQIIKIRHDIHQNPELSGEEQQTRLLIRAILEAEGIPFKTFEKHYGVVADIIKDPALPTVAIRGDMDALPMPENSAKPYASRKEGIMHACGHDAHTAIALGCALVLNRFKERLPGNVRIIFQPSEEVLEGGSNQMIEDGALDGVAAIFGLHAYPYLRTGQIGYKYGVMMASADTFSFDIYGKTAHGARPHEGIDAVLVTAMAINSLNHIVSRRIDPLHPAVISMGKIEGGKAPNIICDFVTVAGTVRTVNESVRKKIPEMMETTIKGICEAMDAKYHFRYEFGPPELTNNDHMVDIVKAAAEEVVGQEGLVDLVDPVMGGEDFSRYLQIVPGAFFRLGICNEAKGTCVPQHNTRFDVDDDSLAIGIKILSLSAVKALDEMRKK comes from the coding sequence ATGAAACTCGAAGAAGCGATACGAAAAGAGATAGACGGCATATTCGACCAAATTATAAAGATTCGTCACGACATTCACCAAAATCCTGAACTTTCAGGAGAGGAACAGCAGACACGTCTACTCATTCGAGCCATCCTCGAAGCGGAAGGCATTCCTTTCAAAACTTTCGAAAAGCATTACGGTGTCGTTGCGGATATCATCAAAGACCCGGCACTTCCCACAGTTGCCATTCGAGGCGATATGGATGCCCTGCCCATGCCGGAAAACAGTGCCAAACCCTACGCTTCCAGAAAAGAGGGGATCATGCATGCATGTGGACACGATGCCCATACGGCGATCGCGCTCGGATGTGCCCTCGTGCTGAACCGCTTCAAAGAGCGTCTGCCGGGCAATGTCCGTATCATCTTCCAACCTTCGGAAGAGGTACTCGAAGGTGGAAGCAACCAGATGATAGAAGATGGTGCACTCGATGGGGTCGCCGCCATCTTCGGCCTGCATGCCTACCCCTACCTGAGAACCGGTCAAATCGGCTACAAATATGGCGTCATGATGGCTTCCGCCGACACGTTCAGTTTCGACATTTACGGCAAAACCGCCCACGGCGCGCGTCCGCACGAGGGAATCGACGCAGTGCTTGTGACAGCCATGGCGATCAACTCGCTCAACCATATCGTCAGCCGGCGTATCGACCCGCTGCATCCGGCCGTTATCTCGATGGGAAAGATCGAAGGGGGCAAGGCGCCCAATATCATCTGCGACTTCGTCACGGTTGCCGGAACGGTTCGGACCGTCAATGAATCGGTTCGCAAAAAGATCCCGGAGATGATGGAGACGACGATCAAGGGAATCTGCGAGGCGATGGATGCGAAGTATCACTTCAGGTATGAATTCGGCCCACCGGAACTGACCAACAACGATCATATGGTCGATATCGTCAAAGCCGCTGCCGAAGAGGTCGTCGGGCAAGAGGGGCTTGTGGATCTCGTCGATCCCGTCATGGGCGGCGAAGATTTTTCACGCTATCTTCAGATCGTGCCGGGAGCCTTTTTCCGCCTCGGAATCTGCAACGAAGCCAAAGGCACCTGTGTACCGCAACACAACACCCGTTTCGACGTCGACGACGACTCTCTCGCGATCGGCATAAAAATTTTGTCGCTCAGCGCCGTCAAAGCCCTCGATGAAATGAGGAAAAAGTAG
- the rplU gene encoding 50S ribosomal protein L21 — MTAIIKHGGKQYKVSEGDILCLDHMGLEPKAKVEIKEVLAVDNDGDLKIGTPFVDGAVVEAEVINEGRERKIVIYKKRRRKDSKLKRGFRRDFTRVRITKIA, encoded by the coding sequence ATGACAGCAATTATCAAGCATGGCGGCAAGCAGTACAAGGTCAGCGAAGGCGACATCCTCTGCCTCGATCATATGGGCCTCGAGCCGAAAGCCAAAGTTGAAATCAAAGAGGTATTGGCTGTCGACAACGACGGAGACCTCAAAATCGGTACACCGTTCGTCGATGGCGCTGTTGTCGAAGCGGAAGTGATCAACGAGGGTCGTGAAAGAAAGATTGTCATCTACAAAAAACGACGTCGTAAAGATAGCAAGCTCAAGCGTGGCTTCCGCCGAGATTTCACTCGCGTACGCATTACGAAAATCGCATAA
- a CDS encoding nucleotidyltransferase domain-containing protein, translating into MDNRKEIIQLCKLLSLGSDAEKEKFEKEISEGDIDWVKLVGVANGNFLTPALYHALESKKLFDLIDDPLLEGFLKEVYRNNAERNEGILGQLEDIQKILAPAGIKPLLLKGAAVISEKLYPAPGIRTMTDIDIMMHPEVFQEGLALLKKRGYIEFGRDLGRWHHHTPRINKKGFPAAVEPHFRVIFDQKIEYIPYDEVTSQRSRNRLLKDSNVLKPTWHLYHTFLHSAVVDKSHQRWKLALKNVYDFSVLASSYGEEIDWNLLYSLAEKYHHEKILEDFLYLAEKLFMLETPIPTNALRGWLFYKKCLWESTLIPETKIHKLYTAYTDFKEIYSYSALQQFYGLQSRVQYPFALIKYFSYHGKKHLLR; encoded by the coding sequence GTGGATAATCGCAAGGAGATCATACAGCTGTGCAAGCTTCTTTCTCTCGGATCTGACGCCGAGAAAGAGAAATTCGAAAAAGAGATATCCGAAGGGGATATAGACTGGGTCAAGCTGGTAGGTGTCGCCAACGGTAACTTTTTGACTCCAGCCCTCTATCATGCATTGGAGTCTAAAAAATTGTTCGATCTCATCGACGACCCGCTGCTCGAAGGTTTTTTGAAAGAGGTTTACAGAAACAACGCAGAACGTAACGAGGGGATACTCGGCCAGTTGGAGGATATCCAGAAAATTCTTGCCCCAGCAGGCATCAAACCGTTATTGCTGAAGGGTGCAGCCGTCATCAGCGAAAAACTCTATCCCGCCCCCGGTATTCGGACGATGACCGATATCGATATCATGATGCATCCGGAAGTGTTCCAGGAGGGCTTGGCGCTGTTGAAGAAGAGGGGATACATCGAATTCGGCCGTGATCTGGGTCGATGGCATCATCACACACCTCGTATCAACAAAAAGGGGTTTCCCGCTGCAGTCGAACCTCATTTTCGAGTTATATTCGATCAAAAAATCGAGTATATTCCTTATGACGAAGTGACGTCGCAAAGGAGCCGAAACCGACTTTTGAAGGATTCGAACGTACTCAAGCCGACATGGCATCTGTATCACACTTTCCTCCATTCGGCAGTTGTCGACAAGAGTCATCAGCGTTGGAAACTCGCCTTGAAAAACGTCTACGACTTTTCCGTTTTGGCCTCTTCCTACGGGGAGGAAATCGACTGGAACCTACTCTACAGCCTGGCCGAAAAATATCACCATGAAAAGATTCTCGAAGATTTCCTCTATTTGGCTGAAAAACTTTTTATGCTTGAAACTCCCATTCCAACGAACGCGTTGAGAGGTTGGCTCTTTTACAAAAAATGTTTATGGGAGTCCACATTGATCCCGGAGACAAAAATCCATAAACTCTATACGGCGTATACAGATTTCAAAGAGATTTACTCTTACAGTGCACTTCAGCAATTTTACGGCTTGCAATCGAGAGTGCAATACCCTTTCGCTTTGATAAAATATTTTTCCTATCATGGTAAAAAACATCTACTGCGATAG
- the rpmA gene encoding 50S ribosomal protein L27, which translates to MAHKKGQGSTQNNRDSAGRRLGVKKIGGQEVIAGNIIYRQRGTKIHPGNNVGMGKDHTLYALIDGVVKYERKDKHRKKVSVYPA; encoded by the coding sequence ATGGCTCACAAGAAAGGTCAGGGTTCAACCCAGAATAACCGCGATTCAGCGGGTCGCAGATTAGGCGTCAAGAAAATCGGTGGACAGGAAGTCATCGCAGGCAATATCATCTATCGCCAGCGTGGCACGAAAATCCATCCGGGCAACAATGTCGGTATGGGCAAAGATCATACGCTTTACGCACTCATCGACGGTGTCGTCAAGTATGAGCGTAAAGACAAGCATCGCAAAAAAGTTTCTGTCTACCCCGCATAA
- the obgE gene encoding GTPase ObgE, with the protein MFVDSVELKLSSGKGGQGCSSFRREKFVNKGGPDGGDGGRGGDVWFVVDKNTDTLSHFKGKTHLKAKNGRPGMPRKCAGKTGESLYVKVPPGTQVIDQETGELLLDLTEDGEKVKFLEGGKGGLGNVHFKSSTNQRPTYAQPGKPGEEKDVRLELKLIADVGLVGFPNVGKSTLISTVSNAHPEVANYEFTTLTPKLGVVAIDDYRAFVMADIPGIIEGASDGKGLGIEFLKHIERTKTLLYMIDAANYRDVAQQYEALKNELERYSEELAKRPYAIALTRIDAMTPEEANEKMGELLEALGLKANDGLGQYGIDENYLGYRNEEGRNPLFVIPISSVANINIQPLIFALADVMGK; encoded by the coding sequence ATGTTTGTAGACAGTGTAGAACTGAAACTCAGTTCCGGAAAAGGTGGGCAGGGGTGTTCATCGTTCAGACGTGAAAAATTTGTAAACAAGGGCGGTCCCGACGGTGGCGATGGCGGACGCGGCGGCGATGTTTGGTTCGTCGTGGACAAAAACACCGATACACTCTCCCATTTCAAGGGAAAAACGCACCTGAAAGCCAAAAACGGGCGGCCCGGCATGCCGAGAAAGTGTGCGGGAAAAACGGGCGAATCGCTCTATGTCAAAGTCCCGCCCGGCACGCAGGTCATCGACCAAGAGACGGGTGAACTGCTTCTCGACCTGACGGAAGATGGCGAGAAGGTGAAGTTTCTCGAAGGTGGCAAGGGCGGCCTGGGCAATGTCCATTTCAAGTCCTCCACCAACCAGCGTCCCACCTATGCACAGCCCGGAAAACCGGGGGAGGAAAAAGATGTGCGGCTCGAACTGAAGCTGATTGCCGATGTGGGCCTTGTCGGTTTCCCGAATGTCGGCAAGTCGACGCTCATCTCGACCGTCTCGAACGCCCATCCGGAAGTGGCCAATTACGAGTTTACGACTTTGACACCGAAACTGGGCGTTGTCGCGATCGACGACTACCGCGCATTCGTCATGGCCGATATTCCCGGTATCATCGAAGGGGCAAGCGACGGAAAAGGCCTGGGTATCGAGTTTTTGAAGCATATCGAACGGACCAAGACGCTTCTGTACATGATCGATGCGGCGAACTATCGTGACGTGGCACAGCAGTATGAAGCCCTCAAGAATGAACTCGAGCGTTACAGCGAAGAGCTGGCCAAACGCCCCTACGCCATTGCATTGACGCGTATCGATGCGATGACACCTGAAGAGGCGAACGAAAAGATGGGCGAGCTTCTCGAGGCATTGGGACTGAAGGCCAACGATGGGCTCGGACAATACGGCATCGATGAGAATTATCTGGGATATCGAAACGAAGAAGGGAGAAATCCGCTCTTTGTCATACCGATATCTTCGGTGGCCAATATCAATATCCAACCACTGATCTTCGCGCTTGCAGACGTGATGGGCAAATAG
- a CDS encoding RidA family protein — MKTIQTGDAPQAIGPYSQAMKVGDFVFTSGQIALTPNGVMVQNDIELQTAQVMKNLKAVLEAAGSSLQNVVKTTIFLADMDDFAAVNTVYEKWFDAHKPARSTVAVKTLPKNALVEIECIALVEAPIPD; from the coding sequence ATGAAAACAATCCAAACAGGCGATGCACCACAGGCGATCGGCCCTTATTCACAGGCGATGAAAGTGGGTGATTTTGTCTTCACATCCGGACAGATCGCTTTGACTCCCAATGGCGTGATGGTCCAAAACGATATCGAACTTCAGACGGCACAGGTGATGAAAAACCTCAAAGCGGTTCTCGAAGCGGCGGGCAGCAGTCTGCAAAATGTCGTCAAAACGACGATTTTCCTGGCGGATATGGATGATTTCGCCGCTGTCAATACCGTATACGAAAAATGGTTCGACGCTCATAAGCCCGCGCGCAGCACCGTTGCGGTCAAAACGTTGCCCAAAAACGCCCTGGTCGAGATCGAGTGTATCGCTTTGGTCGAAGCACCGATTCCCGACTGA
- a CDS encoding helix-turn-helix transcriptional regulator encodes MQLPQKRWLSPAELEAEYGFSKSSQSKMRMATSGSNIPFSKIGGKYIRYDRFAIDKWLEEHQVQGRVA; translated from the coding sequence ATGCAACTTCCCCAGAAACGCTGGCTCAGTCCAGCAGAACTAGAAGCCGAGTACGGTTTTAGTAAATCGTCTCAGTCCAAAATGAGGATGGCCACCAGTGGCTCAAACATTCCTTTTAGTAAGATCGGTGGCAAATATATCCGATACGATAGATTTGCCATCGACAAATGGCTGGAAGAGCACCAGGTACAAGGGAGGGTGGCATGA
- the proB gene encoding glutamate 5-kinase encodes MKRIVIKVGSAVLTEQNRVVRERMAALVDLIVKVREKGIEVILVSSGAVAAGYTLCKLDKKIVANRQALASIGQPKLISMYQKKFGKHDVVVSQILLTADDFDSRKRTYHAKCAVETLLEQGIVPIINENDVTATEELVFGDNDQLSAHVAHYFDAELLVILSDIDSYYDKDPRKYEDAKPLKVVREIPKESLEAECTPHGSFATGGIVTKLKAADFLLKRGRKMFLASGFELKDAYAFLIDEVHRGGTLFLKRFDEAEEGVETA; translated from the coding sequence ATGAAGCGCATCGTCATCAAAGTGGGCAGTGCCGTACTCACGGAACAGAACAGGGTTGTCAGAGAACGGATGGCAGCTCTGGTCGATCTGATTGTCAAAGTCAGGGAAAAAGGGATAGAAGTTATCCTCGTCAGTTCCGGGGCCGTTGCCGCTGGCTATACGCTCTGCAAACTCGACAAGAAGATTGTGGCCAATCGTCAGGCTCTCGCTTCGATCGGCCAGCCGAAACTGATCTCGATGTATCAGAAGAAGTTCGGAAAGCACGATGTCGTCGTTTCGCAGATCCTTCTGACGGCAGACGACTTCGACTCCAGAAAGCGGACCTATCATGCCAAATGCGCGGTGGAGACGTTGCTGGAACAGGGCATCGTACCGATCATTAACGAAAATGACGTGACGGCGACCGAAGAGCTCGTTTTTGGCGACAATGATCAGCTTTCCGCACATGTGGCGCACTATTTCGATGCGGAACTTCTGGTGATCCTTTCGGATATCGACAGCTATTACGATAAAGACCCTCGTAAGTATGAAGATGCCAAACCGCTCAAAGTGGTTCGGGAGATACCGAAAGAGTCGTTGGAAGCGGAGTGTACACCCCATGGAAGTTTCGCTACGGGTGGAATCGTGACGAAGCTCAAAGCGGCGGACTTTTTGCTGAAACGTGGCCGAAAAATGTTTCTTGCGAGTGGATTCGAACTAAAGGATGCCTATGCATTTTTGATCGATGAAGTGCATCGGGGAGGAACACTGTTTTTGAAGCGTTTCGATGAAGCGGAGGAGGGAGTGGAGACGGCATAG
- a CDS encoding SOS response-associated peptidase family protein, with protein sequence MEIRPMCGRVDMYDLESVKEDVRKYYEGNVEDHIVYDTLGYNVPPSTDLPVWYEHNEHGILYPMHWGAYPTLGK encoded by the coding sequence TTGGAGATACGACCGATGTGCGGCAGAGTGGATATGTACGATCTCGAATCAGTCAAAGAAGACGTCAGAAAATATTACGAGGGCAATGTCGAAGACCATATCGTTTACGATACCCTGGGGTACAATGTTCCGCCATCCACAGATTTGCCAGTCTGGTACGAGCATAATGAACACGGCATTCTCTACCCCATGCACTGGGGGGCTTATCCCACATTGGGTAAATGA
- a CDS encoding GNAT family N-acetyltransferase, with protein sequence MRHLVSLAIPNDKRYIPLTLNLIKEAAQLAQIGQKDTIEIIDASRELLYNAVLHAYPKHMNGPIDIEIHFLSHGIEITIHDMGLPFDFDRYMASENEGGLKRIRHYVDELRFVNLGKKGKSFTVFKSHPIDFEEMVFRPYSDLEDESPASLKPASIQIRDFEPGDEEAISRLIYNNYTYSYYKSLFYYPKRIRELNEKGEIASIVAQTKEGKIVGHFALVRISDSNIAEIGVAVVHPEYKGKGIMNAMLGRIQQRAKEMGLDAIFGEALMLHPFSQRANLHHGFGESALLLGIVPNTVSLTDPNAVRTQKRAAVLVGYKILNKTETRAIFVPKAYKNLVETIYANNHLKITTPEVKKRPPLNLIGYELSDYTQTGTLIIDRICSDFTHTLRHYLHLLYKKHVDMIYADINLMQCNRVDEAVKILKEEGFVFSGILFFRKGSDDYLRLQMPNSDNVEMRQIVCHSDFCHRLLDVITAEFDAF encoded by the coding sequence ATGAGGCATCTTGTCTCGCTCGCCATTCCCAACGACAAACGCTATATTCCTCTGACTCTCAACCTCATCAAAGAGGCTGCACAGCTGGCACAGATCGGTCAAAAAGATACGATTGAAATCATCGATGCGAGCAGAGAACTCCTCTACAACGCCGTTTTACATGCCTATCCGAAACATATGAACGGGCCGATCGACATCGAGATCCATTTTCTGTCGCATGGCATCGAGATCACCATTCACGATATGGGGCTTCCTTTCGATTTCGACCGCTATATGGCTTCTGAAAACGAAGGAGGGCTCAAAAGAATTCGGCATTATGTCGACGAACTCCGCTTTGTCAATCTTGGAAAAAAAGGAAAGTCGTTTACAGTTTTCAAATCACATCCGATCGACTTCGAAGAGATGGTTTTCCGGCCCTACTCCGATCTCGAAGACGAGTCTCCCGCTTCGTTGAAGCCTGCCTCGATACAGATCCGCGATTTTGAGCCGGGAGACGAGGAAGCGATCAGCCGGCTCATTTACAACAACTATACCTACAGTTATTACAAGTCGCTCTTCTATTATCCCAAACGGATCCGTGAGCTCAACGAAAAGGGTGAAATCGCCTCCATCGTGGCCCAGACCAAAGAGGGTAAAATCGTCGGGCACTTCGCGTTGGTCAGAATATCCGACTCCAACATCGCGGAAATCGGCGTCGCAGTCGTTCATCCGGAGTACAAAGGCAAGGGTATCATGAACGCGATGCTCGGGCGCATCCAGCAGCGTGCGAAAGAGATGGGTCTCGATGCGATTTTCGGAGAGGCACTGATGCTGCATCCTTTTAGCCAGCGGGCAAATCTGCATCATGGCTTCGGTGAAAGCGCCCTTCTGCTCGGCATCGTCCCCAACACCGTCTCCCTGACCGATCCAAACGCCGTCAGAACCCAAAAGCGTGCTGCCGTACTTGTCGGCTACAAAATTCTGAACAAGACGGAGACTCGGGCCATTTTCGTACCCAAAGCGTACAAAAATCTCGTCGAGACGATCTATGCGAACAATCATCTGAAAATTACGACGCCCGAAGTGAAAAAGAGACCTCCGCTCAATCTTATCGGGTATGAGTTGAGTGACTATACACAGACCGGCACCCTGATTATCGACAGAATCTGCAGCGACTTCACCCATACCTTGCGCCATTACCTCCATCTTCTCTACAAAAAGCATGTCGACATGATCTACGCCGATATCAACCTGATGCAGTGCAATCGAGTCGATGAAGCGGTAAAGATTTTAAAAGAGGAGGGGTTTGTCTTCAGCGGTATACTTTTTTTCAGAAAAGGGAGTGATGACTACCTGCGGCTTCAAATGCCGAACAGCGATAATGTGGAGATGCGGCAGATCGTCTGCCACTCGGATTTCTGCCATCGACTGCTCGATGTCATCACTGCCGAGTTCGACGCGTTTTGA
- a CDS encoding AAA family ATPase — protein sequence MSLLKYDKFKITPAAIEEAQEQIYILEGTIAMNRLTTVYADPNQGKTTLSMALARLINAIYLDAENPIDTFPDQILKKCDIYATSMGASMDDLKDILNEILTSGVSGKLIIVDTLSHFVDPNNNVDVQSFYQLLRRITNNGNGVVVLHHTNKGDSNSENPKKQFFGSSVIKAQSDTLLYLTGFSDDVGNIVVTMEPEKKRGYIEKRSYKISTLTYDIEPEKYDDPAQLAKDKPIINMIKGYLTEPRMTTQIHKYMESQKISRRRTNDILNRYINTFWEKGGDGRKRNWTLKKDENLKEAS from the coding sequence ATGAGTCTCTTAAAATATGATAAATTTAAAATAACACCTGCAGCAATAGAAGAGGCTCAGGAGCAGATATATATTCTTGAAGGCACTATTGCGATGAATCGGCTAACAACCGTTTATGCCGATCCCAATCAGGGCAAAACTACGTTGTCGATGGCATTGGCACGGTTGATTAATGCCATCTATCTGGATGCCGAAAATCCGATAGATACATTTCCCGATCAGATCTTAAAAAAATGTGACATTTACGCTACCAGCATGGGAGCTTCGATGGATGATTTAAAAGACATTCTAAATGAAATTCTAACATCTGGAGTGTCAGGCAAATTAATCATTGTCGATACACTCTCACATTTTGTAGACCCTAATAATAATGTTGATGTACAAAGTTTCTATCAACTCCTCAGGCGGATCACAAATAACGGCAATGGTGTTGTTGTTCTCCATCACACCAATAAAGGTGACAGTAATTCAGAAAACCCCAAAAAACAGTTTTTTGGGAGTTCGGTCATCAAAGCACAGTCGGATACATTGCTGTATTTGACTGGATTTTCAGATGATGTAGGAAATATTGTCGTTACAATGGAGCCAGAAAAGAAGCGTGGATACATCGAGAAAAGAAGTTATAAAATCTCCACATTAACATACGATATTGAGCCAGAAAAATATGATGACCCTGCTCAGTTGGCAAAAGACAAACCGATTATAAACATGATTAAAGGCTATCTGACTGAACCAAGAATGACCACGCAGATACACAAATATATGGAATCACAAAAAATATCACGACGACGAACAAATGACATTTTAAACCGATACATAAACACCTTCTGGGAAAAGGGAGGGGATGGTAGAAAAAGGAACTGGACATTGAAAAAAGATGAAAATTTGAAAGAAGCCAGTTGA